The following are from one region of the Apostichopus japonicus isolate 1M-3 chromosome 17, ASM3797524v1, whole genome shotgun sequence genome:
- the LOC139984396 gene encoding histamine N-methyltransferase-like, which yields MASSKLTTKSLTHDPSHYAKTFSVYARLSAKYQVLATWTDTVFPSVIVDKLSPVSDAEEKLKILGIGSGTGGMDCNMITQLLKKFPSIANTVLEPAADHIEEYKKLLESNGFGSDVDFNWRQQTWDEYYKECKQVNQIKKVSFHQRYSFLVLRRRSGVHHLGFNQLPGRRRGSVDDRSIR from the exons ATGGCGTCCTCTAAACTTACCACGAAAAGCCTGACCCATGATCCGAGTCATTACGCCAAGACGTTCAGCGTTTACGCCCGACTGTCCGCCAAGTACCAGGTGTTAGCCACCTGGACCGATACAGTTTTTCCTTCGGTGATCGTGGATAAACTCTCGCCTGTCAGTGACGCAgaagaaaaactgaaaatacTTGGAATTGGAAGCGGGACAG GTGGAATGGACTGTAATATGATAACTCAACTGTTGAAGAAATTCCCTTCGATAGCTAATACAGTCTTAGAGCCAGCTGCAGACCACATCGAGGAATATAAGAAGTTGCTGGAGAGTAATGGCTTCGGTAGCGATGTCGATTTTAATTGGCGGCAGCAGACTTGGGATGAATATTATAAGGAATGTAAGCAGGTCAACCAAATCaaaaaagtttcatttcatCAGCGCTATTCATTCCTTGTATTACGTCGAAGATCTGGAGTCCACCATCTTGGATTTAATCAATTGCCTGGAAGAAGGAGGGGTTCTGTTGATGATCGCAGTATCAG